In a single window of the Pleurodeles waltl isolate 20211129_DDA chromosome 4_2, aPleWal1.hap1.20221129, whole genome shotgun sequence genome:
- the LOC138293589 gene encoding uncharacterized protein, which yields MDFSDYFKSNEDSEEDFSYNLNNFIQSSVKKAVSASMDKISKQIQCTMSSCLSQSQKAHSAGESRKRKAPEASQSQSNDSSALMVGESNSHGIEDKVPQRPPSSEGNKNLGQKCKSKSKNVPKTQKIVIEDIKDTDDDADSNVSSSDIEDDNYSNFWIGPLPKKSKLTSSSQSHAPLLDSDGNLMFDPGLIHHPNSTEWVPSNHVAKYILAKLRLPLDKQVRSRLRAECPRPSLPLHITDTPAIDPSLLTFFSNFGKDPRKGVDRAWALCQDKVLDLVGPLSRIFDLAESARTNDESIDPEELSLDSESFLLVG from the coding sequence ATGGATTTCTCAGATTATTTCAAATCTAATGAAGATTCTGAAGAAGATTTCTCCTATAATTTAAATAACTTCATTCAATCCTCTGTtaaaaaagcagtttctgcttctatggaTAAAATTTCCAAACAAATTCAGTGCACTATGTCCTCATGTTTATCCCAATCACAaaaggcccattctgcgggggaaagcagaaagcgcaaagccccGGAGGCTTCTCAAAGTCAGTCTAACGACTCGTCTGCGCTTATGGTTGGTGAGTCAAACTCACACGGGATAGAGGACAAAGTCCCTCAAAGGCCTCCCAGTTCGGAGGGGAATAAaaatttgggtcaaaaatgtaaaagTAAGTCAAAAAATGTCCCCAAGACCCAAAAAATTGTGATTGAGGATATTAAAGATACCGACGACGATGCTGACTCTAATGTCTCCTCGTCAGACATTGAGGACGATAACTACTCTAATTTTTGGATCGGACCTCTCCCTAAAAAATCTAAATTAACTTCATCTAGCCAATCCCATGCCCCCCTCTTAGATTCTGACGGCAACCTCATGTTTGACCCTGGGCTAATCCACCATCCTAATTCTACAGAATGGGTTCCCTCCAATCatgtagcaaaatatattttagctAAATTGCGACTTCCTCTAGACAAACAAGTTCGTTCAAGACTACGagctgaatgtcccagaccttctctcCCGTTACACATTACTGATACCCCTGCCATAGACCCGTCCCTCCTAACATTCTTCTCCAACTTTGGCAAAGACCCACGCAAAGGGGTGGACAGAGCATGGGCTCTATGTCAAGATAAAGTACTGGATCTGGTCGGACCATTATCCCGCATTTTTGATTTAGCTGAATCAGCTAGAACCAATGATGAGTCTATTGACCCAGAAGAACTCTCTCTGGATTCAGAGAGCTTTTTGCTTGTTGGGTAA